The Denticeps clupeoides chromosome 10, fDenClu1.1, whole genome shotgun sequence DNA window GTGTGCAAAGCTTCTGAATTGGGTCTTTGCCTCCCAGCCTCTGCACAGAGGTAGTCCTGGCTCtgattgtgtgattgtgtgttgcACCTATGGGCACGTGCCGCATAGTCCAGGACTGCCTATGTGAATACGCTTTGTACTAATGTGCCGTCTAGACGAAGATTGGGAGCAGGAACAGTTTTGCTGCCTGTCATTAATCAGGGGTTTGGTGGTGGCCTGTCTGTATCGTGCAGAAGCACAGGCTTATGCGCCGTCTGGCCAGGGAAAGTGGGCCACCCTGCCCAAGGTCAGCCTGTGTTTCGGCCTACACAGTAAGAGCTAGAAGCTAGAAGGCCGTGTCTGGACACGGATTTGGAGAGTCTGTTGCTAGGGTTGAAACGGGCCTGCAGTAGTGGATTGCTAATACACTCTTTCTGTGGCCCAGTGTATGCACCCGGTGCAGATTGCTGACCCTTTTGTGCAAATTCACACAGATAGAAAATATATCAATGAATGATTGCATTTTCTCAGAATGCAATCTGGGTGAACAGATGCAAAGCTGCCTTTAGGACAGCCGTGCAGCACGTGCTTCTAAAGCAGGCCTTAAACAGCAGGTGGCAGGTTTGTACTATGAATGAAGGGACACCTGAATGGAAAATCGCGGCATCTGTGAGCTGAGGTTCAAGGATCCTTAATCAGGATGGTTAATAATAAACTCAAGCGCTCACCTGGTGCCACCTGTTCTCACCCATTAGACCACCTGTAATGTCCTTAAATAGCAGTGGGACAAATAAAGCAGAGTAGTAGGTGTACTTGGTGTGCTTTATAAAGCATTATGAAGCAGTGGGGTGAGATAAAGATTTGAATGGCCCAACTGCACAGACAGTGCAGGAAGACGATGCAAAATTCAACAAGGTTTTTAATCTATCCATGCCTGGTGTTCCACATTCTTGGGATGACCTACTTTattcctgtttttatttgttttgtgtaaCTCTCCTTCTCACTTGCAACTACTTCCTCTCTGCATCACGCAGCATTTTACAATCAGTTACaaggaatgaaaatgaagataatactgcatatattatttttacttttatgctatgtataaaaaaaccTATGCTACTGTGTTTCTTGTGAAATTGTAGAAATTCAAGGTGGTTTGTCAAGCATATACAAGTGCACACATATGCGGGTGTCAGGAGCTGTGCTGGGTTGGCCATTCGCAGACATTGCTGAAAAGCTGGGTTTGGGCTAAGTGCAGTTGGAAGATGGTTCTAACAAAGCGGCATGCTGGAGGCTTGGTCAGGGGAGCATGAGCAATCGGGAACCAGGAAATTGAAATAGACACATGGGTGCAATTCACAAGGTGAAATTCGGGACTAACAGGGTCAAAACAGTCCAACAAAATCGTCCATACAGAGGACATTTACCTGTGTTTCTTCGTGGCCTTCTTCAGAGTCTGAGGTCTTGCAGGAATAATGACAGTGGCATTTGTGgctcaaaaaattaaacacgttgcattttaatgttaaaagatcacaataattttaaattttcaatttacaataaaaaaaaacaaataaaaatattatacatatatgtatatagatacatatacatatatatatacacacacacacacacacacacacacacacactttgcttagggacacaaatatgtgattttgtggtcatATGGTTCATAGGTTACCCaagaggctactaccaccctttgtgTTGTGAGCATAGTTTGTAAAAGTTTATTTAGTGTTAAATACCTTCCTGCTTTAATTCACCTATTATGCCAATTAACCACATTGCCTCTTCACCTCAGCACATATGCTTCTAATTGCGTTTCCTGTAAAACAGTTGGCAGTTAAGGTGTGCTTAGACAGCTTATCCTTGCCTCAACTGGATAAACTGCTGTATGAATTAAGGAAATCTTTCAATGGAAAAGAGACATCTGTTAGCTAACAGAGCAAACTGTTGTCAATGAAAGGTTAAAAATATCACGGTGGACCAGGTTGTTGCACCATATTGGAAGCAGGTTAACTGATTTAACATTCTTAAATCGCTTGAATGATCAAAGTCAGTGCCAATGACTGAACAAATGTTTTGCTCATCTTTACCACAGCATCTGTTTAGGATCAGCTTTTGATACTAAGGATGCAGGAAAACCTCCAAGGGATAATctgacaaatgaaaaaaacgaacaaatggaaataataaaaaaactttttttctccatttcagaTTCCTCCTTCAATGCCTGGAGGACCTTGATGCAAATCTCCGCAAACTCAACTCACGGCTCTTTGTCATCCGTGGACAGCCTGCCAATGTGTTTCCACGACTCTTTAAGGTGGGGAGTCATGCACtgactattttttttaccatttaagGGAAGGGAGGGGCACTAAATTAATTTACCTCTAGCAAACTGTAGCTGTATGAAACGTAAAGAAAGATCCACCAACACAACAGCTACAACATCACAACAAAAATGTTCCTTTATCCGTAGGAATGGAAAATCACCCGTTTGACCTTTGAGTATGACTCTGAGCCATTTGGGAAGGAACGAGATGCTGCCATCAAGAAACTGGCCATGGAAGCAGGGGTGGAAGTCATGGTCAAGATTTCTCACACCCTCTATGATCTGGACAGGTAATATTGATAgtacaattaaattattttattaaattcttttaattaatttctgtAGGCGTTCTACTTAAAACATGCACATTGTATATAAAAGTGATTGTAAAGTTTTTTGGGGTAAATAGTACAGGTACACTCATAGaattcacaaaaacacaaattatactgataaacatttaaaaaggtgCAATAGCAttgactgtactgtaagtttgTTGTTTGGGTGTTGTGTGCCACAGGATAATTGAACTGAATGGGGGTCAGCCACCACTGACCTACAAGCGTTTCCAGACCCTGATCAGTCGCATGGACCCACCGCAGATGCCTGGGGAAACCCTGTCAAGTGTGCTAATGGGACGTTGTGTCACACCAGTCTCTGAGGATCATAGTGACAAATATGGGGTTCCTTCACTCGAGGAGCTTGGTAAGTTACATTTAAGACACACTATGAGTTTCCtcaaaataataatgacattatCCTTTTTGACTACAgaaattgtatattttttttcccatggtaTGCTGAACACACATTGATGGTATCATGACCAAGACAGTTAGCCTCCAAAATTGTCTTAGACTTGTCAACTAAGGAACATTTGAGTTGACCTGATTATGCAGTTAGGTTGAGTCTGTCATGATCTTAGATTGTATAtaattttaatgtgtaaaacaataataaataaataatagtatACATGAAGCTAAGGCAGGTGTATCTCAGACAGCTATAGCTACAACTGCTTTATTTGACTGGAGTATTTAAAAcgtattttacaaaaatgatgGGGCCTGGTTTTAGTGTGTCAACTCTGTAGCTATTTTACACAGCGTATTCTGTCACTTGTCTGTCAGAAGTCATCACATTTGTTTATGTTTAATTGctttaatttttgtgtttttaggcTGATGAACCTTTTGCTTTCACTCTGTACAGGGTTTGATACGGAGGGTCTTCCATCTGCAGTCTGGCCTGGAGGAGAGACAGAGGCTTTAACTCGAATCGAGCGCCATTTAGAAAGGAAGGtttgtaaaaagaaatacaGTTATTAACAATCTGCACAGTTATAAACAACTGTTCCAGCATGCACCAATCAGCCGTAACATTATGACTTGACAGTGGGTGAAAGGTTTAGTAATAGTAGGACAATCTAGAGTAGGATTCTTTTGGACATAACATTATGGATGAAAGttgtatattttttgtactttatgtaaATTATACCATGTTCTGTTGCAGGCCTGGGTGGCCAATTTTGAAAGGCCCAGAATGAATGCCAATTCCTTGCTGGCCAGTCCAACTGGCCTGAGCCCCTACCTCCGCTTTGGTTGCCTCTCCTGTCGCCTTTTCTATTTCAAACTCACAGACCTCTACAGGAAGGTAAACAAATCATTTTGGAAATATTGGACAGGATAGTTCTGGCTGGCAGAGAAATATATCTCTGAGATGTCAAATATCAAATGTTGTTTGGATGTTTCTCAGGTAAAGAAGAACAGCTCCCCTCCCCTTTCTCTGTATGGGCAACTCCTGTGGCGGGAATTCTTCTACACGGCTGCCACCAACAATCCCCGCTTTGATAAGATGGAGGGCAACCCCATCTGTGTGCGCATACCCTGGGACCGTAACCCTCAGGCACTGGCTAAGTGGGCTGAGGCCAAAACAGGCTTTCCCTGGATCGATGCCATCATGACCCAGCTGAGGCAGGAGGGCTGGATTCATCACCTAGCTCGCCATGCCGTGGCTTGTTTCCTCACCCGTGGGGACCTGTGGATCAGCTGGGAGGAGGGCATGAAGGTACGATACATTTTCCCACTAGCACCAGGGAAAATACTGGACCTGAATGAATATTTGCCTGTATACAGCAACACTAACATGCTGCAATCTAATTAAATCACAAGCACCTTGCTGTCcacaagaaaaacattatttcctTCCCGACCAGGCCATTTCTGATACTGCAACACCCGGTGAAGTCTGTTTTAATTGTGGACAAGGGTCTATACACTCCATGCACATcaaacctttacatttacatttacagcatttatcaaacg harbors:
- the LOC114797690 gene encoding cryptochrome-1-like; translated protein: MATSQNPTNMAPNSIHWFRKGLRLHDNPALREAVRGAATVRCVYFLDPWFAGSSNLGVNRWRFLLQCLEDLDANLRKLNSRLFVIRGQPANVFPRLFKEWKITRLTFEYDSEPFGKERDAAIKKLAMEAGVEVMVKISHTLYDLDRIIELNGGQPPLTYKRFQTLISRMDPPQMPGETLSSVLMGRCVTPVSEDHSDKYGVPSLEELGFDTEGLPSAVWPGGETEALTRIERHLERKAWVANFERPRMNANSLLASPTGLSPYLRFGCLSCRLFYFKLTDLYRKVKKNSSPPLSLYGQLLWREFFYTAATNNPRFDKMEGNPICVRIPWDRNPQALAKWAEAKTGFPWIDAIMTQLRQEGWIHHLARHAVACFLTRGDLWISWEEGMKVFEELLLDADWSVNAGSWMWLSCSSFFQQFFHCYCPVGFGRRTDPNGDFIRRYLPILRGFPAKYIYDPWNAPDSVQAAAKCIIGVHYPKPMVNHAEASRLNIERMKQIYQQLSRYRGLGLLASVPSTPNGNGNGGMMAYSPGEQQAGTNTTHTPGVTGSSVASGNGSGSILLKFDNEEQPGPCAVQPQLSYNNLTDHSGRLYKANLSHEFAVPQQPGRLLHTGGSVTGKRERESECDGDGDEAPSSTHKLQRQNAEKS